A single region of the Pseudorhodoplanes sp. genome encodes:
- a CDS encoding helix-turn-helix transcriptional regulator encodes MIGDNRRRKLLVVPGPNAALFERREFASKVRAARAVLGWSQAELGMRVGITQRSINRLEKADVDVRRSTAVAIETAFRDEGIVFEPIKEGGFRMLVLK; translated from the coding sequence ATGATCGGCGACAACCGACGACGTAAGCTATTGGTCGTACCTGGTCCCAACGCGGCGCTTTTCGAGCGTCGCGAATTCGCCTCGAAAGTGAGAGCAGCGCGCGCCGTGCTTGGCTGGAGTCAAGCCGAGCTGGGCATGCGCGTGGGCATCACCCAACGCTCGATCAACCGGCTGGAAAAAGCCGATGTCGATGTCCGGCGTTCAACCGCCGTGGCGATCGAAACGGCGTTTCGCGACGAGGGGATTGTCTTCGAGCCGATCAAGGAGGGCGGATTCCGGATGCTGGTGCTCAAGTGA
- a CDS encoding peroxiredoxin — protein MPTPHDPTMLPDELPIPVDDGATRHVVGTKLPDIALPSTDGTRVSLAWLPGRAVVYIYPRTGVPGQALPTGWDAIPGARGCTPQSCAFRDHFAELTALGVTHLYGLSTQDTAYQREAADRLHLPFPLLSDAELKFAKALDLPTFEVDGMTLIKRMALVIDDGTITHVFYPVFPPDKNAEEVIAWLQAERR, from the coding sequence ATGCCGACGCCGCACGACCCCACAATGCTGCCGGACGAACTTCCGATCCCGGTCGATGACGGCGCAACGCGCCATGTCGTGGGCACTAAGCTTCCCGACATCGCGCTGCCGTCGACCGACGGCACAAGGGTCAGCCTGGCCTGGCTGCCGGGCCGCGCCGTGGTCTACATCTACCCGCGTACCGGCGTTCCCGGTCAGGCCTTGCCGACCGGCTGGGATGCCATCCCCGGAGCGCGCGGCTGCACGCCGCAATCCTGCGCCTTTCGCGATCACTTCGCCGAACTGACCGCGCTCGGCGTCACGCACCTCTACGGCTTGTCGACGCAGGACACCGCCTATCAGCGTGAGGCGGCGGATCGGCTGCATCTGCCGTTTCCGCTGTTGTCAGATGCAGAGCTGAAATTTGCGAAGGCGCTTGATCTGCCGACCTTCGAGGTCGACGGCATGACGCTGATCAAGCGCATGGCGCTGGTGATCGATGACGGGACGATCACGCATGTCTTCTATCCCGTCTTTCCGCCCGACAAGAACGCGGAAGAGGTGATTGCCTGGCTTCAGGCCGAGCGACGCTGA
- a CDS encoding uracil-DNA glycosylase has protein sequence MTTTTSRTENPTLIRDSGKPGRDCPLCPRLVSFRTALRQREPGWFNAPVASFGPLEARLLIVGLAPGLQGANRTGRPFTGDYAGDLLYSTLIEFGFASGQFLARPDDTLTMVDARITNGVRCVPPENKPTPLEINTCRTFLQATIAEMTNLRAIIALGKIAHDTVVRALDTKLSAAPFGHGNTTAIGPVTLFDSYHCSRYNTNTGVLTPEMFRAVFRAVRDTLDKSEKSQRRSA, from the coding sequence GTGACGACGACGACTTCGAGGACTGAAAATCCGACGCTGATCCGCGACAGCGGCAAGCCAGGGCGTGACTGTCCCCTCTGCCCCCGCCTTGTGTCCTTCCGTACCGCCTTGCGTCAGCGCGAGCCGGGCTGGTTCAACGCGCCGGTGGCCTCGTTCGGCCCCTTGGAGGCCCGCTTGCTGATCGTCGGGCTGGCGCCGGGGCTGCAGGGCGCCAACCGGACCGGCCGCCCTTTCACCGGCGACTATGCCGGCGACCTCCTCTATTCCACGTTGATTGAATTCGGCTTCGCCAGCGGGCAATTTCTCGCCCGCCCCGACGACACGCTGACCATGGTCGACGCGCGCATCACCAACGGCGTGCGTTGCGTCCCGCCCGAGAACAAGCCGACGCCGCTGGAAATCAACACTTGCCGAACATTCCTCCAGGCGACGATTGCGGAAATGACGAATCTCCGTGCCATCATCGCACTCGGCAAGATCGCACATGACACCGTGGTGCGCGCGCTGGACACGAAATTGTCGGCGGCCCCGTTTGGACATGGTAACACGACCGCAATCGGGCCGGTGACACTCTTCGACAGCTATCACTGCTCGCGCTACAATACGAATACCGGCGTGCTGACGCCCGAGATGTTTCGCGCCGTGTTTCGCGCCGTGCGCGACACTCTGGATAAATCAGAAAAAAGTCAGCGTCGCTCGGCCTGA
- a CDS encoding NYN domain-containing protein — MSRQNDKIVLFIDGANLYATARSLGFDIDYKRLLKEFQARGNLLRAFYYTAVIEDQEYSSIRPLIDWLDYNGYSVVTKATKEFVDQTGRRKVKGNMDIELAVDAMELAGSIDHMVLFSGDGDFRSLVEAVQRRGVRVTVVSTIATQPPMVADELRRQADEFVDIVQLQTKIGRDPAERPAREPREGREPRSHTPQFLQRGAPQRANVGADGDDDDFED; from the coding sequence ATGTCCAGACAAAACGACAAGATAGTTCTCTTCATTGACGGCGCCAATCTCTATGCCACCGCGCGTTCGCTCGGCTTCGACATCGATTACAAACGGCTGCTCAAGGAGTTTCAGGCGCGCGGAAATCTCTTGCGGGCGTTCTATTATACGGCGGTGATTGAGGATCAGGAATATTCGTCGATCCGGCCGCTGATCGACTGGCTCGATTACAACGGCTATTCAGTCGTCACAAAGGCCACCAAGGAATTTGTCGACCAGACCGGCCGCCGCAAGGTCAAGGGCAACATGGACATCGAACTGGCGGTCGACGCCATGGAGCTGGCCGGCTCGATCGATCACATGGTGCTGTTTTCCGGCGACGGCGATTTTCGATCGCTGGTGGAAGCGGTGCAGCGCCGCGGCGTGCGGGTGACGGTCGTGTCGACCATTGCCACGCAGCCGCCGATGGTCGCCGACGAACTGCGCCGTCAGGCCGACGAATTCGTCGACATCGTGCAACTCCAGACCAAGATCGGCCGCGATCCGGCGGAGCGGCCCGCTCGCGAGCCGCGCGAAGGCCGGGAGCCGCGCTCACATACCCCGCAATTTTTGCAGCGCGGCGCGCCGCAACGTGCCAATGTCGGCGCCGATGGTGACGACGACGACTTCGAGGACTGA
- the rpoZ gene encoding DNA-directed RNA polymerase subunit omega produces MARVTVEDCIDKVENRFELVLVASHRARMISSGSQITLDRDNDKNPVVALREIAETTISPGDLKEDLIHSLQKYVEVDEPEPEAPLIGTSGSVDADDTDVAMEHMSEEELLKGLEGLTPPEAQPEPEPEPEDE; encoded by the coding sequence ATGGCCCGTGTCACCGTAGAAGACTGCATCGACAAGGTCGAAAATCGCTTCGAGCTCGTCCTGGTGGCGAGCCACCGCGCCCGCATGATTTCGTCCGGTTCCCAGATAACCCTGGACCGCGACAACGACAAAAACCCGGTTGTGGCGCTGCGCGAGATCGCGGAAACGACGATCTCCCCCGGCGACCTGAAGGAAGATCTGATCCATTCGCTTCAGAAATACGTTGAAGTGGATGAACCAGAGCCTGAAGCACCGCTCATCGGCACCTCCGGCTCGGTTGACGCCGATGACACCGATGTCGCCATGGAGCACATGAGCGAGGAAGAGCTTCTCAAGGGCCTCGAAGGCCTGACGCCGCCGGAGGCGCAGCCGGAGCCAGAACCCGAGCCCGAAGACGAGTAA
- a CDS encoding bifunctional (p)ppGpp synthetase/guanosine-3',5'-bis(diphosphate) 3'-pyrophosphohydrolase: MMRQYELVERVRRYNPQTNEALLDRAYVYAMKAHGEQKRASGDPYFSHPLEVAAILTDLKLDDATIAAALLHDTIEDTEATRAEIDELFGHDIGTLVEGLTKLKKLDLVTKEAKQAENLRKLLLAIAADVRVLLVKLADRLHNMRTLDYMSPESKRRNAEETIEIYAPLAGRMGMQELREELEDLAFRELYPEAYDVVTERLFTLALRNKDLITDIEQQLTRKLADRGIIATVKGRQKRAYSIWRKMERKSVGFEQLSDIYAFRVIVKSTADCYQALGIVHTTWPFVPGRYKDYISTPKQNDYRSIHTTVIGPGKQRVELQIRTEDMDNVAEYGIAAHALYKDGAGSPSEMLSRESNAYGWLRRTIELLAEGSNPEEFLEHTKLELFHDQVFCFTPKGKLIALPRQATPIDFAYAVHTDVGNTAVGCKINGKIAPLMSELANGDEVEILVSKAQKAPPAAWESLVVTGKARAAIRRATRVAVRTQYAGLGRRIVERLFQRAKKDYSDEKLQGALPRLARASIEDVMAAVGRGEMKASDVARAMYPDYREERAAISAPAGDSGWFDLKKAKSVKAKIPAGETRSAIPVRGINSDLPVRFAPKGGAVPGDRIVGILTPGEAITIYPIQSPALKEFEDTPERWLDLRWDMDERAPQRFPAQIVVHSVNEPGSLAQIAQVIAEHDGNIDNIHMTRQSPDFTTVIIDLEVYDLKHLTAIISQLRAKAVVAHAMRVNG, from the coding sequence ATGATGCGGCAATACGAATTGGTTGAGCGGGTACGCCGCTACAATCCACAGACCAACGAGGCCTTGCTCGACCGCGCCTACGTTTACGCCATGAAGGCGCATGGCGAGCAGAAGCGCGCCTCCGGCGACCCCTACTTTTCCCATCCGCTCGAAGTCGCCGCCATTCTGACCGATCTCAAGCTCGACGACGCCACCATTGCGGCGGCGTTGCTGCACGACACGATCGAGGACACAGAGGCGACCCGCGCCGAAATCGACGAATTGTTTGGCCACGACATCGGCACACTGGTCGAAGGCCTGACCAAGCTGAAAAAGCTCGACCTCGTTACCAAGGAGGCCAAGCAGGCGGAGAATCTCCGCAAGCTGCTGCTGGCGATTGCGGCGGATGTGCGCGTGCTGTTGGTGAAGCTCGCCGACCGCCTGCACAATATGCGTACGCTCGATTACATGTCGCCGGAGTCGAAGCGCCGCAACGCCGAGGAGACGATCGAAATTTATGCGCCGCTTGCCGGCCGCATGGGCATGCAGGAATTGCGCGAAGAGCTTGAGGATCTCGCGTTCCGCGAACTCTATCCCGAAGCCTATGATGTCGTAACCGAGCGGCTGTTCACACTGGCGCTCCGCAACAAGGATCTCATCACCGACATTGAGCAACAGCTCACTCGCAAGCTCGCCGACCGCGGCATCATTGCCACCGTTAAAGGGCGGCAGAAACGCGCCTATTCCATCTGGCGAAAGATGGAACGCAAGTCGGTCGGTTTCGAGCAGCTATCGGATATCTATGCCTTCCGCGTGATCGTGAAGTCGACGGCCGATTGCTACCAGGCGCTGGGCATCGTGCACACGACATGGCCGTTCGTGCCCGGGCGCTACAAGGATTACATTTCGACCCCGAAGCAAAACGATTACCGCTCGATCCACACCACGGTGATCGGCCCGGGCAAGCAGCGCGTCGAGTTGCAGATCCGCACCGAGGATATGGACAACGTCGCCGAATACGGTATCGCCGCGCACGCGCTCTACAAGGATGGCGCCGGTTCGCCAAGCGAGATGCTGTCGCGTGAATCGAACGCCTATGGGTGGCTGCGGCGGACGATCGAACTTCTGGCTGAGGGGTCGAACCCCGAGGAATTTCTTGAGCACACAAAACTTGAACTGTTCCATGATCAGGTCTTCTGCTTCACGCCCAAGGGCAAGCTGATCGCGCTGCCACGGCAGGCAACGCCAATCGACTTTGCCTATGCGGTACATACCGATGTCGGCAACACGGCCGTGGGCTGCAAGATCAACGGCAAGATCGCGCCGTTGATGTCGGAGTTGGCGAATGGCGACGAGGTTGAAATCCTCGTTTCCAAGGCCCAGAAGGCGCCGCCGGCCGCCTGGGAGTCCCTCGTGGTGACCGGAAAAGCGCGCGCCGCCATCCGCCGCGCCACACGGGTTGCGGTGCGCACGCAATATGCGGGGCTCGGGCGGCGCATCGTCGAGCGGCTGTTCCAGCGCGCCAAGAAAGACTACTCCGACGAGAAGCTGCAGGGCGCGCTGCCGCGCCTGGCACGCGCCTCCATCGAGGACGTCATGGCGGCGGTGGGTCGCGGCGAGATGAAAGCGTCAGACGTGGCGCGTGCCATGTACCCCGATTATCGGGAGGAACGGGCTGCCATCAGCGCCCCCGCTGGCGACAGCGGTTGGTTCGACCTGAAGAAAGCGAAGTCGGTGAAGGCCAAGATACCGGCCGGTGAAACCCGCTCGGCGATCCCGGTGCGCGGCATCAACAGCGACCTGCCGGTGCGTTTTGCGCCGAAGGGAGGGGCGGTGCCCGGCGACCGCATTGTCGGCATTCTCACACCGGGCGAGGCCATCACCATTTATCCGATCCAGTCGCCGGCTTTGAAAGAATTCGAGGACACGCCCGAGCGCTGGCTCGATTTGCGCTGGGACATGGACGAGCGTGCGCCGCAGCGATTCCCGGCCCAGATCGTTGTCCACTCGGTGAATGAGCCGGGGTCGCTTGCGCAGATCGCGCAGGTCATTGCCGAGCATGATGGCAATATCGACAATATTCATATGACACGGCAGTCGCCGGATTTTACAACGGTGATCATCGATCTTGAGGTTTACGACCTCAAGCATCTCACTGCGATCATCTCGCAATTGCGTGCAAAAGCCGTGGTCGCGCATGCGATGCGTGTGAATGGCTGA
- a CDS encoding pyridoxine 5'-phosphate synthase has protein sequence MPTIPYLRLGVNIDHVATIRNARGGVHPDPVRAAKLAVAAGADGITAHLREDRRHIRDEDIARLKAEITKPLNFEMAATDDMIAIAVKTKPHAACLVPERRAERTTEGGLDVVGQKVLVEDAVSALTAAGIRVSLFIAPEPAQIESAKMVGAPVIEIHTGAWCEALVHDRTAAKPEWKRIVEGARLANSLGLEVHAGHGLDFASAETIAALPEIVELNIGHFLVGEAAFVGLDAAIKTMRAAMDRGREKAPR, from the coding sequence GTGCCGACAATTCCGTATCTCCGGCTGGGCGTGAACATCGATCACGTTGCGACGATCCGCAACGCGCGCGGCGGGGTGCATCCCGATCCAGTGCGGGCGGCGAAACTTGCTGTCGCAGCGGGCGCGGACGGCATCACCGCGCATCTGCGCGAAGATCGCCGCCATATCCGCGATGAAGATATCGCGCGACTGAAGGCTGAAATTACCAAGCCGCTCAATTTCGAGATGGCCGCGACCGACGACATGATCGCCATCGCGGTGAAGACGAAGCCGCATGCCGCTTGCCTGGTGCCGGAGCGGCGGGCGGAACGCACCACCGAAGGCGGCCTCGATGTCGTGGGACAGAAAGTTCTGGTTGAGGACGCGGTGTCGGCGCTGACTGCGGCCGGGATCCGGGTGTCGCTGTTCATCGCGCCCGAGCCGGCGCAGATTGAATCCGCCAAGATGGTCGGTGCGCCGGTGATTGAGATTCACACCGGCGCCTGGTGCGAGGCGCTGGTGCATGACAGGACGGCGGCCAAGCCCGAATGGAAGCGCATCGTCGAGGGCGCACGCCTTGCGAACAGCCTGGGACTGGAAGTGCATGCCGGCCACGGTCTCGACTTTGCGAGCGCCGAGACAATCGCCGCGTTGCCGGAAATCGTCGAACTGAATATCGGACATTTCCTGGTCGGGGAGGCGGCCTTCGTCGGGCTCGACGCCGCGATCAAAACCATGCGCGCTGCAATGGATCGCGGCCGCGAGAAAGCGCCGCGATGA
- the acpS gene encoding holo-ACP synthase, translated as MILGIGSDLVDIRRIEKVIARHGERFIKRIFTDIERAKAERRATRIDTYAKRFAAKEACSKALGTGFRRGVFFKDMGVVNLPSGRPTMQLTGGALDQLRRITPKGCEARIDVSLTDEYPIAQAFVVISAVPGKADAG; from the coding sequence ATGATCCTCGGCATCGGCTCCGATCTCGTCGACATCCGCCGCATCGAGAAGGTGATCGCGCGCCATGGCGAGCGCTTCATCAAACGCATCTTTACCGACATCGAGCGCGCCAAGGCGGAGCGGCGCGCGACCCGCATCGACACCTACGCAAAGCGCTTCGCCGCCAAGGAGGCCTGTTCGAAGGCGCTCGGCACAGGTTTCCGGCGTGGCGTGTTTTTCAAGGACATGGGCGTCGTCAATCTGCCATCGGGGCGTCCGACCATGCAACTGACGGGCGGCGCGCTCGATCAGCTTCGGCGGATCACACCGAAAGGATGCGAGGCGCGGATCGATGTCAGCCTGACCGACGAGTATCCGATCGCACAGGCCTTTGTTGTGATCTCGGCCGTGCCGGGCAAAGCGGACGCGGGTTAG
- a CDS encoding tetratricopeptide repeat protein encodes MAVGKQSRGGRGGSPDDRTVDEAKAAIEAGRLDEAEQLARGVLARKQNHRGALHALGVVLLARSKPAEAAGLLETAARDSKDPVIETHLAMALRQTGRAADALTWLERATARQPAFAAAFHEYGILLDSLNRFAEAEDILRKGLKLFPGDPETWCTLGRVLLMRGDRDGAQRAFARALVERPAHPNAVYGQGCVLRDNGEFPRAADLFRQVLRQIPEWAEARLQLGYCLLELDQWDDAMAELRGAIALNSALYDKARYILVRSARGRFWLRPSAVAQALGAHAQA; translated from the coding sequence ATGGCGGTCGGAAAACAAAGCCGGGGCGGTCGTGGCGGATCACCCGATGATCGTACTGTCGACGAGGCGAAAGCCGCCATCGAAGCGGGTCGTCTGGATGAAGCCGAGCAACTGGCGCGCGGGGTGCTTGCCCGTAAGCAGAACCATCGCGGTGCCTTGCATGCGCTCGGTGTGGTCTTGCTCGCCCGATCCAAACCGGCCGAGGCGGCGGGATTGCTGGAAACCGCCGCACGCGACAGCAAGGACCCGGTGATCGAAACACATCTCGCCATGGCGTTGCGACAGACAGGCCGCGCCGCCGATGCTTTGACTTGGCTTGAACGTGCGACGGCACGCCAGCCAGCCTTTGCGGCCGCATTCCATGAATACGGCATATTGCTGGACAGCCTCAACCGGTTTGCCGAAGCCGAAGACATTTTGCGAAAGGGCCTGAAGCTTTTCCCAGGCGATCCCGAAACATGGTGCACATTGGGGCGCGTCTTGCTGATGCGGGGCGATCGCGACGGGGCGCAAAGGGCGTTTGCGCGCGCCTTGGTCGAAAGACCTGCCCATCCCAATGCAGTTTATGGCCAAGGCTGCGTGTTACGGGACAACGGCGAATTCCCGCGCGCGGCAGATCTGTTCCGGCAGGTTTTGCGGCAGATTCCGGAATGGGCGGAAGCACGGCTGCAACTTGGCTATTGCCTGCTCGAACTCGATCAGTGGGATGACGCCATGGCTGAACTTCGCGGCGCCATCGCCCTCAATTCCGCGCTCTATGACAAGGCCCGTTACATTCTGGTACGGTCGGCGCGCGGACGGTTCTGGCTGCGGCCAAGCGCAGTGGCGCAAGCGCTCGGGGCACACGCGCAAGCCTAA